The following proteins are encoded in a genomic region of Triticum dicoccoides isolate Atlit2015 ecotype Zavitan chromosome 1B, WEW_v2.0, whole genome shotgun sequence:
- the LOC119303730 gene encoding selenoprotein H-like, protein MPPKRKSPVATAAAPAMPPRMTRSMAAGKRGADAPPKKEEAVAAPAAAGEKGRKKAKKEVSAVETVLSPPAAAKQKVKKNAKKEVAAAAVDDSGAGAESGKRVIVEACTQCQQFKRRALKVKEDLESAVPGVSVTINPEKPRRGCLEIREEGGDVFISLLNMPRPFKKMKELDMDKVIKDIAQKIA, encoded by the exons ATGCCTCCCAAGCGCAAGTCCCCGGTTGCGACGGCGGCGGCCCCCGCAATGCCGCCTAGGATGACCCGGAGCATGGCAGCCGGGAAGCGGGGCGCCGACGCTCCGCCCAAAAAGGAGGAAGcagtggcggcgccggcggcggccgggGAGAAGGGcaggaagaaggccaagaaggaggtgtCTGCGGTGGAGACGGTACTGTCGCCTCCTGCAGCGGCCAAGCAGAAGGTGAAGAAAAATGCCAAgaaggaggtggcggcggccgcgGTAGATGATAGCGGTGCTGGCGCTGAAAGCGGGAAgcgcgtcatcgtcgaggcttg CACCCAGTGCCAACAGTTCAAGAGAAGAGCTTTAAAGGTGAAGGAGGATCTTGAAAGTGCTGTCCCTGGGGTTTCTGTGACAATCAACCCTGAAAAG CCACGCCGTGGATGCCTTGAGATACGGGAGGAAGGTGGTGATGTGTTCATTTCACTGCTG AACATGCCACGGCCCTTCAAAAAGATGAAGGAGCTCGACATGGACAAGGTTATCAAGGACATTGCCCAGAAAATTGCTTGA